The proteins below come from a single Podarcis muralis chromosome 8, rPodMur119.hap1.1, whole genome shotgun sequence genomic window:
- the YTHDF3 gene encoding YTH domain-containing family protein 3 isoform X2 produces the protein MSATSVDQRPKGQGNKGKISNQQFSYSPTLVLFSPILCLKACILVSVQNGSIHQKDAVNDDDFEPYLSSQTNQNNSYPPMSDPYMPSYYAPSIGFPYSLGEAAWSTAGDPPMPYLTTYGQMSNGEHHYIPDGVFSQPGALGNTPPFLGQHGFNFFPGNADFSTWGTSGSQGQSTQSSAYSSSYGYPPSSLGRAIADGQAGFGNDTLNKVPGISSIEQGMTGLKIGGDMTVAVTKTVGSALSSTGMTSIAANSVPAVSSSAPKPTSWAAIARKPAKPQPKLKPKGNVGIGGPAVPPPPIKHNMNIGTWDDKGSVVKAPPTQPVLPPQTIMQQPQPLIQPPPMVQSQLPQQQPPPQPPQGPQQQAPPHQLQQQQQLQNRWVAPRNRGVGFNQSNGAGNENYGIGVIPVSSSPSGVEVHPVLEKLKAINNYNPKDFDWNLKNGRVFIIKSYSEDDIHRSIKYSIWCSTEHGNKRLDAAYRSLNGKGPLYLLFSVNGSGHFCGVAEMKSVVDYNAYAGVWSQDKWKGKFDVKWIFVKDVPNNQLRHIRLENNDNKPVTNSRDTQEVPLEKAKQVLKIIATFKHTTSIFDDFAHYEKRQEEEEAMRRERNRNKQ, from the exons TTTCAGTGCAAAACGGTTCGATTCATCAAAAGGATGCagtaaatgatgatgattttgagCCATATCTAAGTAGCCAGACAAATCAG AATAATAGCTATCCACCAATGTCAGACCCATACATGCCTAGTTATTATGCTCCATCCATTGGATTTCCGTACTCTCTGGGTGAAGCGGCATGGTCCACAGCAGGAGATCCTCCAATGCCATACTTGACAACTTACGGACAGATGAGCAATGGTGAACACCACTACATCCCTGATGGTGTCTTTAGTCAACCTGGGGCTTTAGGAAACACCCCTCCATTCCTTGGTCAGCATGGATTTAATTTTTTCCCTGGGAATGCAGATTTCTCAACATGGGGGACAAGTGGATCTCAGGGACAATCGACTCAAAGCTCTGCTTACAGCAGCAGCTATGGCTACCCACCTAGCTCTCTTGGTAGAGCAATAGCCGATGGACAGGCTGGATTTGGCAATGATACATTGAACAAGGTGCCTGGTATTAGCAGCATTGAGCAAGGCATGACTGGACTGAAAATTGGCGGTGATATGACAGTCGCTGTGACGAAAACAGTTGGTTCCGCTCTGAGTAGTACAGGTATGACAAGCATTGCAGCAAATAGTGTGCCTGCGGTTAGCAGTTCAGCACCTAAACCAACCTCATGGGCTGCCATTGCTAGGAAGCCTGCTAAGCCTCAGCCAAAACTTAAGCCTAAAGGTAATGTGGGAATTGGGGGCCCTGCGGTACCACCTCCCCCTATAAAACACAACATGAATATTGGAACTTGGGATGACAAAGGGTCTGTGGTAAAAGCTCCCCCAACCCAACCAGTACTGCCTCCTCAGACTATAATGCAGCAGCCTCAGCCATTAATTCAGCCTCCTCCAATGGTGCAAAGCCAACTGCCTCAGCAGCAGCCTCCGCCTCAGCCGCCACAAGGACCTCAGCAACAGGCTCCGCCTcatcagctgcagcagcagcagcagctgcaaaatcgctgggtgGCTCCTCGCAATAGGGGTGTAGGCTTCAATCAGAGCAATGGAGCTGGCAATGAAAACTATGGTATAGGTGTTATACCAGTTAGCTCTTCACCTTCTGGTGTAGAAGTGCACCCAGTATTGGAGAAACTAAAGGCCATAAATAACTATAATCCCAAAGACTTTGATTGGAATCTGAAGAACGGTCGTGTGTTTATAATCAAAAGCTATTCGGAGGATGATATACACCGCTCCATTAAGTATTCTATCTGGTGTAGTACTGAGCATGGTAATAAGCGCTTGGATGCTGCCTACCGTTCACTGAATGGAAAAGGCCCACTCTATTTACTTTTCAGTGTGAATGGCAGTGGACACTTCTGCGGAGTAGCTGAGATGAAGTCTGTGGTGGACTACAATGCATATGCTGGAGTCTGGTCTCAGGATAAGTGGAAGGGGAAGTTTGATGTTAAGTGGATCTTTGTTAAAGACGTTCCAAACAACCAGCTGCGGCACATTCGCTTGGAAAATAATGACAACAAACCCGTTACCAACTCGAGGGACACTCAAGAAGTACCCCTAGAAAAAGCCAAGCAAGTGCTTAAAATAATTGCTACTTTCAAGCATACCACCTCAATCTTTGATGACTTTGCACATTATGAAAAGcgtcaagaggaggaggaagccatgcGTAGG
- the YTHDF3 gene encoding YTH domain-containing family protein 3 isoform X1 — protein MSATSVDQRPKGQGNKGKISNQQFSYSPTLVLFSPILCLKACILVSVQNGSIHQKDAVNDDDFEPYLSSQTNQNNSYPPMSDPYMPSYYAPSIGFPYSLGEAAWSTAGDPPMPYLTTYGQMSNGEHHYIPDGVFSQPGALGNTPPFLGQHGFNFFPGNADFSTWGTSGSQGQSTQSSAYSSSYGYPPSSLGRAIADGQAGFGNDTLNKVPGISSIEQGMTGLKIGGDMTVAVTKTVGSALSSTGMTSIAANSVPAVSSSAPKPTSWAAIARKPAKPQPKLKPKGNVGIGGPAVPPPPIKHNMNIGTWDDKGSVVKAPPTQPVLPPQTIMQQPQPLIQPPPMVQSQLPQQQPPPQPPQGPQQQAPPHQLQQQQQLQNRWVAPRNRGVGFNQSNGAGNENYGIGVIPVSSSPSGVEVHPVLEKLKAINNYNPKDFDWNLKNGRVFIIKSYSEDDIHRSIKYSIWCSTEHGNKRLDAAYRSLNGKGPLYLLFSVNGSGHFCGVAEMKSVVDYNAYAGVWSQDKWKGKFDVKWIFVKDVPNNQLRHIRLENNDNKPVTNSRDTQEVPLEKAKQVLKIIATFKHTTSIFDDFAHYEKRQEEEEAMRRTLRGSTKGKMDEERR, from the exons TTTCAGTGCAAAACGGTTCGATTCATCAAAAGGATGCagtaaatgatgatgattttgagCCATATCTAAGTAGCCAGACAAATCAG AATAATAGCTATCCACCAATGTCAGACCCATACATGCCTAGTTATTATGCTCCATCCATTGGATTTCCGTACTCTCTGGGTGAAGCGGCATGGTCCACAGCAGGAGATCCTCCAATGCCATACTTGACAACTTACGGACAGATGAGCAATGGTGAACACCACTACATCCCTGATGGTGTCTTTAGTCAACCTGGGGCTTTAGGAAACACCCCTCCATTCCTTGGTCAGCATGGATTTAATTTTTTCCCTGGGAATGCAGATTTCTCAACATGGGGGACAAGTGGATCTCAGGGACAATCGACTCAAAGCTCTGCTTACAGCAGCAGCTATGGCTACCCACCTAGCTCTCTTGGTAGAGCAATAGCCGATGGACAGGCTGGATTTGGCAATGATACATTGAACAAGGTGCCTGGTATTAGCAGCATTGAGCAAGGCATGACTGGACTGAAAATTGGCGGTGATATGACAGTCGCTGTGACGAAAACAGTTGGTTCCGCTCTGAGTAGTACAGGTATGACAAGCATTGCAGCAAATAGTGTGCCTGCGGTTAGCAGTTCAGCACCTAAACCAACCTCATGGGCTGCCATTGCTAGGAAGCCTGCTAAGCCTCAGCCAAAACTTAAGCCTAAAGGTAATGTGGGAATTGGGGGCCCTGCGGTACCACCTCCCCCTATAAAACACAACATGAATATTGGAACTTGGGATGACAAAGGGTCTGTGGTAAAAGCTCCCCCAACCCAACCAGTACTGCCTCCTCAGACTATAATGCAGCAGCCTCAGCCATTAATTCAGCCTCCTCCAATGGTGCAAAGCCAACTGCCTCAGCAGCAGCCTCCGCCTCAGCCGCCACAAGGACCTCAGCAACAGGCTCCGCCTcatcagctgcagcagcagcagcagctgcaaaatcgctgggtgGCTCCTCGCAATAGGGGTGTAGGCTTCAATCAGAGCAATGGAGCTGGCAATGAAAACTATGGTATAGGTGTTATACCAGTTAGCTCTTCACCTTCTGGTGTAGAAGTGCACCCAGTATTGGAGAAACTAAAGGCCATAAATAACTATAATCCCAAAGACTTTGATTGGAATCTGAAGAACGGTCGTGTGTTTATAATCAAAAGCTATTCGGAGGATGATATACACCGCTCCATTAAGTATTCTATCTGGTGTAGTACTGAGCATGGTAATAAGCGCTTGGATGCTGCCTACCGTTCACTGAATGGAAAAGGCCCACTCTATTTACTTTTCAGTGTGAATGGCAGTGGACACTTCTGCGGAGTAGCTGAGATGAAGTCTGTGGTGGACTACAATGCATATGCTGGAGTCTGGTCTCAGGATAAGTGGAAGGGGAAGTTTGATGTTAAGTGGATCTTTGTTAAAGACGTTCCAAACAACCAGCTGCGGCACATTCGCTTGGAAAATAATGACAACAAACCCGTTACCAACTCGAGGGACACTCAAGAAGTACCCCTAGAAAAAGCCAAGCAAGTGCTTAAAATAATTGCTACTTTCAAGCATACCACCTCAATCTTTGATGACTTTGCACATTATGAAAAGcgtcaagaggaggaggaagccatgcGTAGG ACTCTTAGGGGCAGtacaaaaggaaaaatggatgaAGAAAGAAGATGA
- the YTHDF3 gene encoding YTH domain-containing family protein 3 isoform X4, translating into MSATSVDQRPKGQGNKVSVQNGSIHQKDAVNDDDFEPYLSSQTNQNNSYPPMSDPYMPSYYAPSIGFPYSLGEAAWSTAGDPPMPYLTTYGQMSNGEHHYIPDGVFSQPGALGNTPPFLGQHGFNFFPGNADFSTWGTSGSQGQSTQSSAYSSSYGYPPSSLGRAIADGQAGFGNDTLNKVPGISSIEQGMTGLKIGGDMTVAVTKTVGSALSSTGMTSIAANSVPAVSSSAPKPTSWAAIARKPAKPQPKLKPKGNVGIGGPAVPPPPIKHNMNIGTWDDKGSVVKAPPTQPVLPPQTIMQQPQPLIQPPPMVQSQLPQQQPPPQPPQGPQQQAPPHQLQQQQQLQNRWVAPRNRGVGFNQSNGAGNENYGIGVIPVSSSPSGVEVHPVLEKLKAINNYNPKDFDWNLKNGRVFIIKSYSEDDIHRSIKYSIWCSTEHGNKRLDAAYRSLNGKGPLYLLFSVNGSGHFCGVAEMKSVVDYNAYAGVWSQDKWKGKFDVKWIFVKDVPNNQLRHIRLENNDNKPVTNSRDTQEVPLEKAKQVLKIIATFKHTTSIFDDFAHYEKRQEEEEAMRRERNRNKQ; encoded by the exons TTTCAGTGCAAAACGGTTCGATTCATCAAAAGGATGCagtaaatgatgatgattttgagCCATATCTAAGTAGCCAGACAAATCAG AATAATAGCTATCCACCAATGTCAGACCCATACATGCCTAGTTATTATGCTCCATCCATTGGATTTCCGTACTCTCTGGGTGAAGCGGCATGGTCCACAGCAGGAGATCCTCCAATGCCATACTTGACAACTTACGGACAGATGAGCAATGGTGAACACCACTACATCCCTGATGGTGTCTTTAGTCAACCTGGGGCTTTAGGAAACACCCCTCCATTCCTTGGTCAGCATGGATTTAATTTTTTCCCTGGGAATGCAGATTTCTCAACATGGGGGACAAGTGGATCTCAGGGACAATCGACTCAAAGCTCTGCTTACAGCAGCAGCTATGGCTACCCACCTAGCTCTCTTGGTAGAGCAATAGCCGATGGACAGGCTGGATTTGGCAATGATACATTGAACAAGGTGCCTGGTATTAGCAGCATTGAGCAAGGCATGACTGGACTGAAAATTGGCGGTGATATGACAGTCGCTGTGACGAAAACAGTTGGTTCCGCTCTGAGTAGTACAGGTATGACAAGCATTGCAGCAAATAGTGTGCCTGCGGTTAGCAGTTCAGCACCTAAACCAACCTCATGGGCTGCCATTGCTAGGAAGCCTGCTAAGCCTCAGCCAAAACTTAAGCCTAAAGGTAATGTGGGAATTGGGGGCCCTGCGGTACCACCTCCCCCTATAAAACACAACATGAATATTGGAACTTGGGATGACAAAGGGTCTGTGGTAAAAGCTCCCCCAACCCAACCAGTACTGCCTCCTCAGACTATAATGCAGCAGCCTCAGCCATTAATTCAGCCTCCTCCAATGGTGCAAAGCCAACTGCCTCAGCAGCAGCCTCCGCCTCAGCCGCCACAAGGACCTCAGCAACAGGCTCCGCCTcatcagctgcagcagcagcagcagctgcaaaatcgctgggtgGCTCCTCGCAATAGGGGTGTAGGCTTCAATCAGAGCAATGGAGCTGGCAATGAAAACTATGGTATAGGTGTTATACCAGTTAGCTCTTCACCTTCTGGTGTAGAAGTGCACCCAGTATTGGAGAAACTAAAGGCCATAAATAACTATAATCCCAAAGACTTTGATTGGAATCTGAAGAACGGTCGTGTGTTTATAATCAAAAGCTATTCGGAGGATGATATACACCGCTCCATTAAGTATTCTATCTGGTGTAGTACTGAGCATGGTAATAAGCGCTTGGATGCTGCCTACCGTTCACTGAATGGAAAAGGCCCACTCTATTTACTTTTCAGTGTGAATGGCAGTGGACACTTCTGCGGAGTAGCTGAGATGAAGTCTGTGGTGGACTACAATGCATATGCTGGAGTCTGGTCTCAGGATAAGTGGAAGGGGAAGTTTGATGTTAAGTGGATCTTTGTTAAAGACGTTCCAAACAACCAGCTGCGGCACATTCGCTTGGAAAATAATGACAACAAACCCGTTACCAACTCGAGGGACACTCAAGAAGTACCCCTAGAAAAAGCCAAGCAAGTGCTTAAAATAATTGCTACTTTCAAGCATACCACCTCAATCTTTGATGACTTTGCACATTATGAAAAGcgtcaagaggaggaggaagccatgcGTAGG
- the YTHDF3 gene encoding YTH domain-containing family protein 3 isoform X3, whose translation MSATSVDQRPKGQGNKVSVQNGSIHQKDAVNDDDFEPYLSSQTNQNNSYPPMSDPYMPSYYAPSIGFPYSLGEAAWSTAGDPPMPYLTTYGQMSNGEHHYIPDGVFSQPGALGNTPPFLGQHGFNFFPGNADFSTWGTSGSQGQSTQSSAYSSSYGYPPSSLGRAIADGQAGFGNDTLNKVPGISSIEQGMTGLKIGGDMTVAVTKTVGSALSSTGMTSIAANSVPAVSSSAPKPTSWAAIARKPAKPQPKLKPKGNVGIGGPAVPPPPIKHNMNIGTWDDKGSVVKAPPTQPVLPPQTIMQQPQPLIQPPPMVQSQLPQQQPPPQPPQGPQQQAPPHQLQQQQQLQNRWVAPRNRGVGFNQSNGAGNENYGIGVIPVSSSPSGVEVHPVLEKLKAINNYNPKDFDWNLKNGRVFIIKSYSEDDIHRSIKYSIWCSTEHGNKRLDAAYRSLNGKGPLYLLFSVNGSGHFCGVAEMKSVVDYNAYAGVWSQDKWKGKFDVKWIFVKDVPNNQLRHIRLENNDNKPVTNSRDTQEVPLEKAKQVLKIIATFKHTTSIFDDFAHYEKRQEEEEAMRRTLRGSTKGKMDEERR comes from the exons TTTCAGTGCAAAACGGTTCGATTCATCAAAAGGATGCagtaaatgatgatgattttgagCCATATCTAAGTAGCCAGACAAATCAG AATAATAGCTATCCACCAATGTCAGACCCATACATGCCTAGTTATTATGCTCCATCCATTGGATTTCCGTACTCTCTGGGTGAAGCGGCATGGTCCACAGCAGGAGATCCTCCAATGCCATACTTGACAACTTACGGACAGATGAGCAATGGTGAACACCACTACATCCCTGATGGTGTCTTTAGTCAACCTGGGGCTTTAGGAAACACCCCTCCATTCCTTGGTCAGCATGGATTTAATTTTTTCCCTGGGAATGCAGATTTCTCAACATGGGGGACAAGTGGATCTCAGGGACAATCGACTCAAAGCTCTGCTTACAGCAGCAGCTATGGCTACCCACCTAGCTCTCTTGGTAGAGCAATAGCCGATGGACAGGCTGGATTTGGCAATGATACATTGAACAAGGTGCCTGGTATTAGCAGCATTGAGCAAGGCATGACTGGACTGAAAATTGGCGGTGATATGACAGTCGCTGTGACGAAAACAGTTGGTTCCGCTCTGAGTAGTACAGGTATGACAAGCATTGCAGCAAATAGTGTGCCTGCGGTTAGCAGTTCAGCACCTAAACCAACCTCATGGGCTGCCATTGCTAGGAAGCCTGCTAAGCCTCAGCCAAAACTTAAGCCTAAAGGTAATGTGGGAATTGGGGGCCCTGCGGTACCACCTCCCCCTATAAAACACAACATGAATATTGGAACTTGGGATGACAAAGGGTCTGTGGTAAAAGCTCCCCCAACCCAACCAGTACTGCCTCCTCAGACTATAATGCAGCAGCCTCAGCCATTAATTCAGCCTCCTCCAATGGTGCAAAGCCAACTGCCTCAGCAGCAGCCTCCGCCTCAGCCGCCACAAGGACCTCAGCAACAGGCTCCGCCTcatcagctgcagcagcagcagcagctgcaaaatcgctgggtgGCTCCTCGCAATAGGGGTGTAGGCTTCAATCAGAGCAATGGAGCTGGCAATGAAAACTATGGTATAGGTGTTATACCAGTTAGCTCTTCACCTTCTGGTGTAGAAGTGCACCCAGTATTGGAGAAACTAAAGGCCATAAATAACTATAATCCCAAAGACTTTGATTGGAATCTGAAGAACGGTCGTGTGTTTATAATCAAAAGCTATTCGGAGGATGATATACACCGCTCCATTAAGTATTCTATCTGGTGTAGTACTGAGCATGGTAATAAGCGCTTGGATGCTGCCTACCGTTCACTGAATGGAAAAGGCCCACTCTATTTACTTTTCAGTGTGAATGGCAGTGGACACTTCTGCGGAGTAGCTGAGATGAAGTCTGTGGTGGACTACAATGCATATGCTGGAGTCTGGTCTCAGGATAAGTGGAAGGGGAAGTTTGATGTTAAGTGGATCTTTGTTAAAGACGTTCCAAACAACCAGCTGCGGCACATTCGCTTGGAAAATAATGACAACAAACCCGTTACCAACTCGAGGGACACTCAAGAAGTACCCCTAGAAAAAGCCAAGCAAGTGCTTAAAATAATTGCTACTTTCAAGCATACCACCTCAATCTTTGATGACTTTGCACATTATGAAAAGcgtcaagaggaggaggaagccatgcGTAGG ACTCTTAGGGGCAGtacaaaaggaaaaatggatgaAGAAAGAAGATGA
- the YTHDF3 gene encoding YTH domain-containing family protein 3 isoform X5 — MSDPYMPSYYAPSIGFPYSLGEAAWSTAGDPPMPYLTTYGQMSNGEHHYIPDGVFSQPGALGNTPPFLGQHGFNFFPGNADFSTWGTSGSQGQSTQSSAYSSSYGYPPSSLGRAIADGQAGFGNDTLNKVPGISSIEQGMTGLKIGGDMTVAVTKTVGSALSSTGMTSIAANSVPAVSSSAPKPTSWAAIARKPAKPQPKLKPKGNVGIGGPAVPPPPIKHNMNIGTWDDKGSVVKAPPTQPVLPPQTIMQQPQPLIQPPPMVQSQLPQQQPPPQPPQGPQQQAPPHQLQQQQQLQNRWVAPRNRGVGFNQSNGAGNENYGIGVIPVSSSPSGVEVHPVLEKLKAINNYNPKDFDWNLKNGRVFIIKSYSEDDIHRSIKYSIWCSTEHGNKRLDAAYRSLNGKGPLYLLFSVNGSGHFCGVAEMKSVVDYNAYAGVWSQDKWKGKFDVKWIFVKDVPNNQLRHIRLENNDNKPVTNSRDTQEVPLEKAKQVLKIIATFKHTTSIFDDFAHYEKRQEEEEAMRRTLRGSTKGKMDEERR, encoded by the exons ATGTCAGACCCATACATGCCTAGTTATTATGCTCCATCCATTGGATTTCCGTACTCTCTGGGTGAAGCGGCATGGTCCACAGCAGGAGATCCTCCAATGCCATACTTGACAACTTACGGACAGATGAGCAATGGTGAACACCACTACATCCCTGATGGTGTCTTTAGTCAACCTGGGGCTTTAGGAAACACCCCTCCATTCCTTGGTCAGCATGGATTTAATTTTTTCCCTGGGAATGCAGATTTCTCAACATGGGGGACAAGTGGATCTCAGGGACAATCGACTCAAAGCTCTGCTTACAGCAGCAGCTATGGCTACCCACCTAGCTCTCTTGGTAGAGCAATAGCCGATGGACAGGCTGGATTTGGCAATGATACATTGAACAAGGTGCCTGGTATTAGCAGCATTGAGCAAGGCATGACTGGACTGAAAATTGGCGGTGATATGACAGTCGCTGTGACGAAAACAGTTGGTTCCGCTCTGAGTAGTACAGGTATGACAAGCATTGCAGCAAATAGTGTGCCTGCGGTTAGCAGTTCAGCACCTAAACCAACCTCATGGGCTGCCATTGCTAGGAAGCCTGCTAAGCCTCAGCCAAAACTTAAGCCTAAAGGTAATGTGGGAATTGGGGGCCCTGCGGTACCACCTCCCCCTATAAAACACAACATGAATATTGGAACTTGGGATGACAAAGGGTCTGTGGTAAAAGCTCCCCCAACCCAACCAGTACTGCCTCCTCAGACTATAATGCAGCAGCCTCAGCCATTAATTCAGCCTCCTCCAATGGTGCAAAGCCAACTGCCTCAGCAGCAGCCTCCGCCTCAGCCGCCACAAGGACCTCAGCAACAGGCTCCGCCTcatcagctgcagcagcagcagcagctgcaaaatcgctgggtgGCTCCTCGCAATAGGGGTGTAGGCTTCAATCAGAGCAATGGAGCTGGCAATGAAAACTATGGTATAGGTGTTATACCAGTTAGCTCTTCACCTTCTGGTGTAGAAGTGCACCCAGTATTGGAGAAACTAAAGGCCATAAATAACTATAATCCCAAAGACTTTGATTGGAATCTGAAGAACGGTCGTGTGTTTATAATCAAAAGCTATTCGGAGGATGATATACACCGCTCCATTAAGTATTCTATCTGGTGTAGTACTGAGCATGGTAATAAGCGCTTGGATGCTGCCTACCGTTCACTGAATGGAAAAGGCCCACTCTATTTACTTTTCAGTGTGAATGGCAGTGGACACTTCTGCGGAGTAGCTGAGATGAAGTCTGTGGTGGACTACAATGCATATGCTGGAGTCTGGTCTCAGGATAAGTGGAAGGGGAAGTTTGATGTTAAGTGGATCTTTGTTAAAGACGTTCCAAACAACCAGCTGCGGCACATTCGCTTGGAAAATAATGACAACAAACCCGTTACCAACTCGAGGGACACTCAAGAAGTACCCCTAGAAAAAGCCAAGCAAGTGCTTAAAATAATTGCTACTTTCAAGCATACCACCTCAATCTTTGATGACTTTGCACATTATGAAAAGcgtcaagaggaggaggaagccatgcGTAGG ACTCTTAGGGGCAGtacaaaaggaaaaatggatgaAGAAAGAAGATGA